One genomic region from Eptesicus fuscus isolate TK198812 chromosome 18, DD_ASM_mEF_20220401, whole genome shotgun sequence encodes:
- the HEMK1 gene encoding MTRF1L release factor glutamine methyltransferase isoform X2 yields MELWGGVLRALLSGPGRRGGTLGRAFSSRRPRLPQAGWSATELVSQWAAVFEKRGVPEPRESSEYIVAHVLGAKTFQSLRPALRSKPLTPWQLRCIQELSSRRLQRMPVQYILGEWDFHGLSLKMAPPVFIPRPETEELVEWVLEEVAQNPCAVGAQGGPLILEVGCGSGAISLSLLSQLPQSRVIAVDKAGAAISLARENAQRLQLQDRIRIAPLDVTLEDSCAHLLSWGPVDLLVSNPPYVFRQDMEQLAPEIRRSLFLEVDPRHPELVGSWLQSQPGLSLELVAVRRDFCGRPRFLHIRRSGPQGACPVDAWPVPQPAGAPG; encoded by the exons ATGGAGCTTTGGGGTGGAGTGCTGCGGGCCCTCCTGTCTGGccccgggaggaggggaggcactCTGGGCCGGGCCTTCAGTTCCCGGCGACCCCGTCTGCCTCAGGCTGGGTGGAGTGCCACAGAGCTGGTCAGCCAGTGGGCGGCGGTCTTTGAGAAGAGGGGCGTCCCGGAGCCCCGGGAGTCCAGTGAGTACATCGTGGCTCATGTCCTTGGAGCCAAAACA TTTCAGAGCCTGAGGCCAGCACTTCGGTCGAAGCCCCTGACCCCTTGGCAACTTCGGTGCATCCAGGAGCTGAGCAGCCGCCGACTGCAGAG GATGCCTGTGCAGTACATCCTTGGCGAGTGGGACTTTCACGGGCTCAGTCTGAAGATGGCACCCCCAGTGTTCATCCCTCGGCCTGAGACAGAG GAGCTGGTTGAGTGGGTGCTGGAGGAGGTGGCCCAGAATCCCTGTGCGGTGGGAGCCCAAGGCGGCCCCCTCATCCTGGAGGTGGGCTGTGGGTCGGGAGCCATCTCCCTCAGCCTGCTGAGCCAGCTGCCCCAG AGCCGAGTCATCGCTGTGGATAAGGCAGGAGCCGCCATCTCCCTGGCCCGTGAGAACGCTCAGAG GCTTCAGCTGCAGGACAGGATTCGGATCGCCCCCCTCGATGTGACCTTAG AGGACAGCTGTGCACACCTTCTGTCCTGGGGCCCCGTGGACCTGCTCGTCAGCAACCCTCCCTACGTCTTCCGCCAGGACATGGAGCAGCTGGCCCCTGAGATCCGCAG AAGCCTCTTCCTAGAAGTGGACCCCAGACACCCCGAGCTGGTCGGCAGCTGGCTTCAGAGCCAGCCGGGCCTGTCCCTCGAGCTTGTGGCTGTGCGCAGGGACTTCTGTGGGAG GCCCCGGTTCCTGCATATCCGGAGGTCTGGGCCGCAGGGTGCCTGCCCTGTGGACGCCTGGCCAGTGCCCCAGCCTGCCGGAGCGCCCGGATGA
- the HEMK1 gene encoding MTRF1L release factor glutamine methyltransferase isoform X5 has translation MPVQYILGEWDFHGLSLKMAPPVFIPRPETEELVEWVLEEVAQNPCAVGAQGGPLILEVGCGSGAISLSLLSQLPQSRVIAVDKAGAAISLARENAQRLQLQDRIRIAPLDVTLEDSCAHLLSWGPVDLLVSNPPYVFRQDMEQLAPEIRSYEDPAALDGGEKGMDIILHLLALAPRLLKDSGSLFLEVDPRHPELVGSWLQSQPGLSLELVAVRRDFCGRPRFLHIRRSGPQGACPVDAWPVPQPAGAPG, from the exons ATGCCTGTGCAGTACATCCTTGGCGAGTGGGACTTTCACGGGCTCAGTCTGAAGATGGCACCCCCAGTGTTCATCCCTCGGCCTGAGACAGAG GAGCTGGTTGAGTGGGTGCTGGAGGAGGTGGCCCAGAATCCCTGTGCGGTGGGAGCCCAAGGCGGCCCCCTCATCCTGGAGGTGGGCTGTGGGTCGGGAGCCATCTCCCTCAGCCTGCTGAGCCAGCTGCCCCAG AGCCGAGTCATCGCTGTGGATAAGGCAGGAGCCGCCATCTCCCTGGCCCGTGAGAACGCTCAGAG GCTTCAGCTGCAGGACAGGATTCGGATCGCCCCCCTCGATGTGACCTTAG AGGACAGCTGTGCACACCTTCTGTCCTGGGGCCCCGTGGACCTGCTCGTCAGCAACCCTCCCTACGTCTTCCGCCAGGACATGGAGCAGCTGGCCCCTGAGATCCGCAG cTACGAAGACCCAGCAGCCCTGGATGGCGGGGAGAAGGGCATGGACATCATCCTGcacctcctggccctggccccacgGCTCCTAAAGGACTCTGG AAGCCTCTTCCTAGAAGTGGACCCCAGACACCCCGAGCTGGTCGGCAGCTGGCTTCAGAGCCAGCCGGGCCTGTCCCTCGAGCTTGTGGCTGTGCGCAGGGACTTCTGTGGGAG GCCCCGGTTCCTGCATATCCGGAGGTCTGGGCCGCAGGGTGCCTGCCCTGTGGACGCCTGGCCAGTGCCCCAGCCTGCCGGAGCGCCCGGATGA
- the HEMK1 gene encoding MTRF1L release factor glutamine methyltransferase isoform X1, which produces MELWGGVLRALLSGPGRRGGTLGRAFSSRRPRLPQAGWSATELVSQWAAVFEKRGVPEPRESSEYIVAHVLGAKTFQSLRPALRSKPLTPWQLRCIQELSSRRLQRMPVQYILGEWDFHGLSLKMAPPVFIPRPETEELVEWVLEEVAQNPCAVGAQGGPLILEVGCGSGAISLSLLSQLPQSRVIAVDKAGAAISLARENAQRLQLQDRIRIAPLDVTLEDSCAHLLSWGPVDLLVSNPPYVFRQDMEQLAPEIRSYEDPAALDGGEKGMDIILHLLALAPRLLKDSGSLFLEVDPRHPELVGSWLQSQPGLSLELVAVRRDFCGRPRFLHIRRSGPQGACPVDAWPVPQPAGAPG; this is translated from the exons ATGGAGCTTTGGGGTGGAGTGCTGCGGGCCCTCCTGTCTGGccccgggaggaggggaggcactCTGGGCCGGGCCTTCAGTTCCCGGCGACCCCGTCTGCCTCAGGCTGGGTGGAGTGCCACAGAGCTGGTCAGCCAGTGGGCGGCGGTCTTTGAGAAGAGGGGCGTCCCGGAGCCCCGGGAGTCCAGTGAGTACATCGTGGCTCATGTCCTTGGAGCCAAAACA TTTCAGAGCCTGAGGCCAGCACTTCGGTCGAAGCCCCTGACCCCTTGGCAACTTCGGTGCATCCAGGAGCTGAGCAGCCGCCGACTGCAGAG GATGCCTGTGCAGTACATCCTTGGCGAGTGGGACTTTCACGGGCTCAGTCTGAAGATGGCACCCCCAGTGTTCATCCCTCGGCCTGAGACAGAG GAGCTGGTTGAGTGGGTGCTGGAGGAGGTGGCCCAGAATCCCTGTGCGGTGGGAGCCCAAGGCGGCCCCCTCATCCTGGAGGTGGGCTGTGGGTCGGGAGCCATCTCCCTCAGCCTGCTGAGCCAGCTGCCCCAG AGCCGAGTCATCGCTGTGGATAAGGCAGGAGCCGCCATCTCCCTGGCCCGTGAGAACGCTCAGAG GCTTCAGCTGCAGGACAGGATTCGGATCGCCCCCCTCGATGTGACCTTAG AGGACAGCTGTGCACACCTTCTGTCCTGGGGCCCCGTGGACCTGCTCGTCAGCAACCCTCCCTACGTCTTCCGCCAGGACATGGAGCAGCTGGCCCCTGAGATCCGCAG cTACGAAGACCCAGCAGCCCTGGATGGCGGGGAGAAGGGCATGGACATCATCCTGcacctcctggccctggccccacgGCTCCTAAAGGACTCTGG AAGCCTCTTCCTAGAAGTGGACCCCAGACACCCCGAGCTGGTCGGCAGCTGGCTTCAGAGCCAGCCGGGCCTGTCCCTCGAGCTTGTGGCTGTGCGCAGGGACTTCTGTGGGAG GCCCCGGTTCCTGCATATCCGGAGGTCTGGGCCGCAGGGTGCCTGCCCTGTGGACGCCTGGCCAGTGCCCCAGCCTGCCGGAGCGCCCGGATGA
- the HEMK1 gene encoding MTRF1L release factor glutamine methyltransferase isoform X3, protein MELWGGVLRALLSGPGRRGGTLGRAFSSRRPRLPQAGWSATELVSQWAAVFEKRGVPEPRESSEYIVAHVLGAKTFQSLRPALRSKPLTPWQLRCIQELSSRRLQRMPVQYILGEWDFHGLSLKMAPPVFIPRPETEELVEWVLEEVAQNPCAVGAQGGPLILEVGCGSGAISLSLLSQLPQSRVIAVDKAGAAISLARENAQRLQLQDRIRIAPLDVTLEDSCAHLLSWGPVDLLVSNPPYVFRQDMEQLAPEIRSYEDPAALDGGEKGMDIILHLLALAPRLLKDSGPRFLHIRRSGPQGACPVDAWPVPQPAGAPG, encoded by the exons ATGGAGCTTTGGGGTGGAGTGCTGCGGGCCCTCCTGTCTGGccccgggaggaggggaggcactCTGGGCCGGGCCTTCAGTTCCCGGCGACCCCGTCTGCCTCAGGCTGGGTGGAGTGCCACAGAGCTGGTCAGCCAGTGGGCGGCGGTCTTTGAGAAGAGGGGCGTCCCGGAGCCCCGGGAGTCCAGTGAGTACATCGTGGCTCATGTCCTTGGAGCCAAAACA TTTCAGAGCCTGAGGCCAGCACTTCGGTCGAAGCCCCTGACCCCTTGGCAACTTCGGTGCATCCAGGAGCTGAGCAGCCGCCGACTGCAGAG GATGCCTGTGCAGTACATCCTTGGCGAGTGGGACTTTCACGGGCTCAGTCTGAAGATGGCACCCCCAGTGTTCATCCCTCGGCCTGAGACAGAG GAGCTGGTTGAGTGGGTGCTGGAGGAGGTGGCCCAGAATCCCTGTGCGGTGGGAGCCCAAGGCGGCCCCCTCATCCTGGAGGTGGGCTGTGGGTCGGGAGCCATCTCCCTCAGCCTGCTGAGCCAGCTGCCCCAG AGCCGAGTCATCGCTGTGGATAAGGCAGGAGCCGCCATCTCCCTGGCCCGTGAGAACGCTCAGAG GCTTCAGCTGCAGGACAGGATTCGGATCGCCCCCCTCGATGTGACCTTAG AGGACAGCTGTGCACACCTTCTGTCCTGGGGCCCCGTGGACCTGCTCGTCAGCAACCCTCCCTACGTCTTCCGCCAGGACATGGAGCAGCTGGCCCCTGAGATCCGCAG cTACGAAGACCCAGCAGCCCTGGATGGCGGGGAGAAGGGCATGGACATCATCCTGcacctcctggccctggccccacgGCTCCTAAAGGACTCTGG GCCCCGGTTCCTGCATATCCGGAGGTCTGGGCCGCAGGGTGCCTGCCCTGTGGACGCCTGGCCAGTGCCCCAGCCTGCCGGAGCGCCCGGATGA
- the HEMK1 gene encoding MTRF1L release factor glutamine methyltransferase isoform X4, translating to MELWGGVLRALLSGPGRRGGTLGRAFSSRRPRLPQAGWSATELVSQWAAVFEKRGVPEPRESSEYIVAHVLGAKTFQSLRPALRSKPLTPWQLRCIQELSSRRLQRMPVQYILGEWDFHGLSLKMAPPVFIPRPETESRVIAVDKAGAAISLARENAQRLQLQDRIRIAPLDVTLEDSCAHLLSWGPVDLLVSNPPYVFRQDMEQLAPEIRSYEDPAALDGGEKGMDIILHLLALAPRLLKDSGSLFLEVDPRHPELVGSWLQSQPGLSLELVAVRRDFCGRPRFLHIRRSGPQGACPVDAWPVPQPAGAPG from the exons ATGGAGCTTTGGGGTGGAGTGCTGCGGGCCCTCCTGTCTGGccccgggaggaggggaggcactCTGGGCCGGGCCTTCAGTTCCCGGCGACCCCGTCTGCCTCAGGCTGGGTGGAGTGCCACAGAGCTGGTCAGCCAGTGGGCGGCGGTCTTTGAGAAGAGGGGCGTCCCGGAGCCCCGGGAGTCCAGTGAGTACATCGTGGCTCATGTCCTTGGAGCCAAAACA TTTCAGAGCCTGAGGCCAGCACTTCGGTCGAAGCCCCTGACCCCTTGGCAACTTCGGTGCATCCAGGAGCTGAGCAGCCGCCGACTGCAGAG GATGCCTGTGCAGTACATCCTTGGCGAGTGGGACTTTCACGGGCTCAGTCTGAAGATGGCACCCCCAGTGTTCATCCCTCGGCCTGAGACAGAG AGCCGAGTCATCGCTGTGGATAAGGCAGGAGCCGCCATCTCCCTGGCCCGTGAGAACGCTCAGAG GCTTCAGCTGCAGGACAGGATTCGGATCGCCCCCCTCGATGTGACCTTAG AGGACAGCTGTGCACACCTTCTGTCCTGGGGCCCCGTGGACCTGCTCGTCAGCAACCCTCCCTACGTCTTCCGCCAGGACATGGAGCAGCTGGCCCCTGAGATCCGCAG cTACGAAGACCCAGCAGCCCTGGATGGCGGGGAGAAGGGCATGGACATCATCCTGcacctcctggccctggccccacgGCTCCTAAAGGACTCTGG AAGCCTCTTCCTAGAAGTGGACCCCAGACACCCCGAGCTGGTCGGCAGCTGGCTTCAGAGCCAGCCGGGCCTGTCCCTCGAGCTTGTGGCTGTGCGCAGGGACTTCTGTGGGAG GCCCCGGTTCCTGCATATCCGGAGGTCTGGGCCGCAGGGTGCCTGCCCTGTGGACGCCTGGCCAGTGCCCCAGCCTGCCGGAGCGCCCGGATGA